In Halobacteriovorax marinus SJ, the following proteins share a genomic window:
- the scpB gene encoding SMC-Scp complex subunit ScpB gives MDEMNETEIINDEILNQIENIVIEDELIEMSASEIETEEMEPIFPSESDLEYPSLEMSSEESTEAGEQEVVEELDEEQEDKLWQARTGLNFETLCGAIETIIFMSDKPVPLAKIRNVIDEDLPLRVVHSSLERLQSEYELKHHGIRLQEVAEGYQFRTKATYSKYVQDLFKVNSLVLSPTALEVLAIIAYKQPVSKIEVEKIRGVDSSHIVRGLMDKRLVRVTGRSNEAGRPVLYGTTAEFLEVFNLANLDQLPPEHELEEMSQQEIGKISDIKTIVHHGDKTRFSFDEIDELDALSERIKSIDSETEFTRSLKLEEKKRRTEEGEVVKSAFDLLEEHLDNRLVTNANEDSLASEVFTAITDPQVIKDLTAGPFNMPEMIDEEEDDFQMIDLDTGEVITDDLEDDGSVADPDEIVELDDDYDMLVDIEMSEEEIKEISEATGLPILPADEPEDSVAEVLEELVEAVSTPESPVKEQAEQTAAALFDENKDEVASLAAALDAAFANLTGSSLDDTDFEESEANVEEKASDIDSLTSMISEKAKDLDLDLGFLNDSSESERE, from the coding sequence ATGGACGAAATGAACGAAACAGAAATCATTAATGATGAAATTCTAAATCAAATTGAGAATATTGTCATAGAAGATGAGTTGATCGAAATGTCGGCAAGTGAGATTGAGACTGAGGAAATGGAGCCTATTTTTCCAAGCGAATCAGATCTTGAGTATCCAAGTCTTGAGATGAGTAGTGAAGAGTCCACTGAAGCTGGAGAGCAAGAAGTTGTTGAAGAGCTTGATGAAGAGCAAGAAGATAAGCTCTGGCAAGCTAGAACGGGTTTAAATTTTGAAACTCTTTGTGGTGCCATTGAAACAATTATTTTCATGAGCGATAAGCCAGTTCCTCTCGCAAAAATTAGAAATGTTATTGATGAAGATCTCCCTTTAAGAGTTGTACACTCTTCACTTGAGAGACTTCAATCTGAATATGAATTAAAGCATCACGGTATTAGATTACAGGAAGTAGCTGAGGGATATCAGTTTAGAACAAAGGCAACTTACTCTAAGTATGTTCAGGATTTATTTAAAGTAAATTCACTTGTTCTTTCTCCTACTGCACTTGAAGTCTTGGCCATCATCGCTTACAAGCAGCCAGTTTCTAAAATTGAAGTTGAAAAAATTAGAGGTGTTGATTCTTCTCACATTGTGAGAGGACTGATGGATAAGAGACTCGTAAGAGTTACGGGAAGATCAAATGAGGCGGGAAGACCTGTTCTCTATGGTACGACTGCAGAGTTCTTAGAGGTTTTCAACCTTGCTAATTTAGACCAACTTCCTCCTGAGCATGAATTAGAAGAAATGAGTCAACAAGAGATTGGTAAGATCTCGGATATTAAGACTATCGTTCACCATGGAGATAAGACAAGATTCTCTTTTGATGAAATCGATGAATTAGATGCTCTTTCTGAGAGAATTAAGAGTATTGACTCTGAAACAGAGTTTACAAGATCATTAAAGCTTGAAGAAAAGAAGAGAAGAACTGAAGAAGGTGAAGTGGTTAAATCTGCATTCGATCTTCTAGAAGAACACTTAGATAATAGACTTGTTACAAATGCTAACGAAGACTCATTAGCTTCGGAAGTCTTTACTGCTATTACTGACCCACAGGTGATCAAAGATCTAACTGCTGGTCCTTTTAATATGCCAGAAATGATTGATGAAGAGGAAGATGACTTCCAGATGATTGATCTCGATACTGGTGAAGTGATCACAGATGATTTAGAGGATGATGGAAGCGTAGCTGATCCTGACGAAATTGTTGAATTAGATGATGACTACGATATGCTCGTTGATATTGAAATGAGCGAAGAAGAAATTAAAGAGATCTCAGAGGCCACAGGTCTTCCGATTCTTCCTGCTGATGAGCCGGAAGATTCAGTCGCTGAAGTACTTGAAGAACTAGTAGAGGCCGTTTCAACTCCTGAGTCGCCAGTAAAAGAGCAAGCAGAACAGACTGCAGCAGCTCTTTTTGATGAGAATAAAGATGAAGTGGCCTCTTTAGCGGCTGCTCTAGACGCTGCCTTTGCAAATCTGACTGGCTCTAGTCTAGATGATACTGACTTTGAAGAGAGTGAAGCAAATGTTGAAGAGAAGGCAAGTGATATTGATAGCTTAACTTCAATGATCTCTGAAAAAGCTAAGGACCTAGATCTAGATCTTGGTTTCTTAAATGATTCGTCAGAGAGTGAGCGCGAATAA